Proteins found in one Coffea eugenioides isolate CCC68of chromosome 5, Ceug_1.0, whole genome shotgun sequence genomic segment:
- the LOC113771871 gene encoding WRKY transcription factor 71-like — protein MSDHHRNDGYHYGTNSFYHDYMGTGGSTSTFPFFGGGNSLMYNQPSASQNLAGSSSAYDPTSYMSFTDCLQGTAADYNNLSGAFDMSCNSLPDQSVCPVDNSSSDKNTTSLGEAAAGAATTSAENPRTPVSSLSCSSNETGVEEESSKSNTTDLQTKGSEDRDDKSKKLNKPKKKGEKKPREPRFAFLTKSDIDHLEDGYRWRKYGQKAVKNSPFPRSYYRCTSQKCIVKKRVERSFQDPTIVITTYEGQHNHHCPATLRGNAAAMLSPSFLSSNSASLPTFPPEFITHMLPSTSRNYQNPPYYQNFNPQDQQFQLPHDYTNFFQDMNPSFMHKPEP, from the exons ATGTCTGATCATCACAGAAATGATGGCTACCATTATGGTACTAACTCTTTTTACCATGATTACATGGGGACGGGAGGGAGTACTAGTACATTTCCCTTTTTCGGTGGTGGTAACTCCTTGATGTATAATCAACCATCTGCATCACAAAACTTAGCTGGATCATCATCCGCGTACGATCCCACCTCTTACATGAGCTTCACTGATTGTTTACAAGGAACAGCAGCAGATTACAACAATCTATCGGGGGCTTTCGATATGTCTTGCAATTCATTGCCTGATCAATCTGTTTGTCCGGTAGATAATTCATCATCAGACAAAAATACTACTTCTCTAGGAGAGGCTGCAGCTGGTGCTGCCACTACCAGTGCTGAAAATCCCAGAACGCCGGTTTCTTCCTTGTCATGTTCTTCAAATGAGACTGGTGTAGAAGAGGAGTCTTCAAAAAGCAACACCACTGATTTGCAGACAAAAGGGAGTGAAGATAGGGATGACAAGTCTAAGAAATT GaacaaaccaaaaaagaaaggggaaaaaaagccAAGAGAACCGCGATTCGCGTTCTTGACAAAGAGTGACATTGATCATCTTGAAGATGGATACAGGTGGCGAAAGTATGGACAGAAAGCAGTCAAGAATAGCCCTTTTCCAAG GAGTTACTATAGATGCACAAGTCAGAAATGCATTGTGAAGAAACGAGTTGAGAGATCCTTTCAAGATCCAACAATAGTGATAACTACATATGAAGGCCAGCATAACCATCACTGTCCAGCCACACTCAGAGGAAATGCGGCCGCAATGTTGTCACCTTCTTTTTTATCGTCAAATTCAGCATCATTGCCTACTTTTCCTCCAGAGTTCATAACTCATATGCTTCCCTCAACTAGTAGAAACTACCAAAATCCCCCTTACTATCAAAACTTCAATCCTCAGGATCAGCAATTCCAGCTTCCGCATGATTATACAAACTTTTTTCAAGACATGAACCCTTCATTCATGCACAAACCTGAGCCCTGA